A single window of Elusimicrobiota bacterium DNA harbors:
- the gltB gene encoding Ferredoxin-dependent glutamate synthase 1 produces the protein MRQLGLPPKQGLYDPQLEKDSCGVGFIVHIKGNKSHQIVEDGLTILKNLAHRGACGCDPLTGDGAGILIQVPHKFLKKEAAQINIALPESGSYGVGFVFLPIEKEERAFCLSTLEATVKEEGQKFLGWRDVPVVSHSIGHVARSREPIIKQFFVEKGPQVKDQVELERKLLVIRKLAERKVSESDLKHKDMFYLTSLSSFTIVYKGQLMSEQLHPYFPDLADKTLESALAMVHSRYSTNTFPSWDRAHPYRFLAHNGEINTLRGNVNWMHARETLLSSPLFGTDIKKLMPVINPNGSDSAMFDNAVEMLVAAGRSLPHAMLMMVPEAWSGNEAMSAEKKAFYEYHSCLMEPWDGPASMAFTDGKVIGALLDRNGLRPSRYYVTKDDRVIMASEVGVLPVDPQEVVLKGRLQPGKMFLVDTTQGRIISDEEIKKSLVSRRPYGQWLQDNMVRFDRLPEPPNYPEPDHASLLKRQKVFGYTLEDLKYVLQPMAAKGEEGVGSMGEDTPLAVLSERPKLLYNYFKQLFAQVTNPAIDSIREESVMSTEGTLGPEGNLLEETPEQCHQLKLTHPIIGNKDLAKIRAINEGKLKAATLPILFKKSKGVDGLAPALQQLCQEASRAIKKGFTILILSDRGVDVDNVPIPALLATAAVHHHLIREGTRTKVGLAVETGEARELHHFALLIGYGAGAINPYGALETIADMIKQGLLPKELTFEQAFKNYIKATKKGLLKIIAKMGISTIQSYRGAQIFEAVGLNPSVIDKYFTWTASRVAGVDIETIAEECLMRHRQGFPDVEGGVEDFDVGGFYQWRKDGEYHMVNPNTIHKLQYATRTNNRGAFKEFSRLIDERNHNLATLRGLMKIKFSEKSIPIDEVEPVSSIAKRFCTGAMSFGSISREAHEALAIAMNRLGGRSNTGEGGEDAGRFKPDAKGDLKRSKIKQVASGRFGVTSHYLVNADEIQIKISQGAKPGEGGQLHGAKVTDEIAAVRNSIPGVTLISPPPHHDIYSIEDLAQLIFDLKNANPKANVSVKLVSEVGVGTVAAGVAKGKADLVLIAGHEGGTGASPLTSLKYAGLPWELGLAETQQVLVMNDLRGRIRVQTDGQMKTARDCVIAFLLGADEIGFSTAPLITLGCVMMRVCHLNTCPVGVATQDPDLRKKFTGKPEYVVNFFTLLAEEIRELLAKLGVRSVDEIVGHVERLEMEPAVDHWKAKGVDLSSILFKPKIEPPVSIRHTTTQDHGLEKVLDYKLIEKAKPALEKKSPVKIEMPINNVDRTVGAILSSEVSRKFEAEGLADGTIHCKLKGSAGQSFGAFLAPGITLELEGDANDYVGKGLSGGRVIVYPSKQSVFAAEENMIVGNVVLYGAIKGEAFFRGMAGERFAVRNSGARAVVESVGDHGCEYMTGGVVAILGATGRNFAAGMSGGIAYVLDQDGQFKNRCNLAMVDLEPVVEKDDVHILKNLIHRHGELTGSPVAKKILSEWEAVLPKFVKVYPKEYRRALGEMAAKQSGRAIESKKVESWS, from the coding sequence ATGAGACAGCTAGGGCTTCCCCCAAAACAAGGCCTTTATGACCCGCAGCTTGAAAAAGATAGCTGTGGTGTCGGCTTTATTGTCCATATCAAAGGAAATAAATCCCACCAAATCGTTGAAGATGGATTGACCATCCTCAAGAATCTGGCCCATCGAGGGGCCTGTGGTTGCGATCCGTTAACTGGAGATGGAGCGGGAATTCTCATTCAGGTCCCGCATAAGTTTTTAAAAAAAGAAGCCGCTCAGATCAACATCGCTTTGCCAGAATCTGGGAGTTATGGGGTGGGCTTTGTATTCCTTCCCATCGAAAAAGAGGAACGCGCCTTTTGCCTGTCGACGTTAGAGGCCACGGTCAAAGAAGAGGGACAAAAGTTTTTGGGATGGCGGGACGTCCCGGTGGTCAGCCATTCTATTGGGCATGTGGCTCGAAGCCGGGAGCCCATCATCAAGCAATTTTTTGTTGAAAAAGGCCCTCAAGTCAAAGATCAAGTGGAGCTGGAACGAAAGCTCCTCGTCATCCGAAAACTGGCGGAACGAAAAGTTTCCGAGTCCGATTTAAAACACAAGGACATGTTCTATCTCACAAGTCTTTCCAGTTTTACGATTGTTTATAAAGGACAATTGATGTCGGAACAGCTACATCCTTATTTTCCGGATTTGGCCGATAAAACTTTGGAGAGCGCCTTGGCCATGGTGCATTCCCGCTACAGCACCAATACCTTCCCATCTTGGGACCGCGCCCATCCGTACCGGTTTTTGGCGCACAATGGCGAAATCAACACGCTTCGCGGCAATGTGAATTGGATGCACGCGCGCGAGACTTTGCTCTCCAGCCCTCTTTTTGGAACGGACATCAAGAAATTGATGCCCGTGATCAACCCCAATGGAAGCGATTCCGCCATGTTCGACAACGCCGTGGAAATGTTGGTGGCGGCGGGCCGGTCCTTGCCCCATGCGATGCTCATGATGGTTCCCGAGGCTTGGAGCGGCAATGAGGCCATGAGCGCTGAGAAAAAAGCGTTTTATGAATACCATTCTTGCCTGATGGAGCCCTGGGATGGGCCCGCGTCCATGGCCTTCACCGATGGTAAAGTGATTGGCGCGTTGTTGGACCGTAACGGTTTGCGTCCTTCTCGATATTATGTGACGAAGGATGACCGGGTGATCATGGCGTCTGAAGTGGGTGTGTTGCCCGTGGATCCACAAGAGGTGGTTTTGAAAGGGCGCTTGCAACCGGGAAAAATGTTTTTGGTTGATACAACCCAAGGGCGAATTATTTCAGATGAGGAAATTAAAAAATCGTTGGTGAGCCGCCGTCCTTATGGACAATGGTTGCAGGACAACATGGTTCGATTTGACCGTTTGCCCGAACCTCCCAATTATCCGGAGCCGGACCATGCCAGTTTGCTCAAACGCCAAAAAGTTTTTGGATACACGCTTGAGGATTTGAAGTATGTACTCCAGCCCATGGCCGCCAAAGGGGAAGAGGGGGTCGGATCCATGGGAGAAGATACCCCGCTGGCCGTTTTGTCCGAGCGTCCCAAGCTTCTCTATAACTATTTCAAACAATTGTTTGCCCAAGTGACGAACCCAGCCATTGACTCGATTCGCGAAGAGTCGGTCATGTCCACTGAGGGAACACTGGGCCCTGAAGGCAATCTGCTGGAGGAAACTCCGGAACAATGCCATCAACTCAAGCTCACACACCCCATTATTGGGAACAAAGATTTGGCCAAGATTCGGGCGATCAACGAAGGAAAATTGAAAGCCGCCACCTTGCCCATTCTTTTTAAGAAATCAAAAGGCGTGGACGGTTTGGCCCCGGCCCTTCAACAACTCTGCCAAGAGGCTTCTCGAGCCATTAAGAAAGGGTTCACCATTCTTATCCTCTCCGACCGAGGTGTGGATGTGGACAATGTGCCCATCCCGGCCTTGCTTGCCACGGCGGCTGTTCATCACCATTTGATTCGTGAGGGAACACGCACGAAAGTGGGCCTGGCGGTTGAAACGGGGGAAGCGCGCGAACTTCATCACTTTGCGCTTTTGATTGGATATGGGGCGGGCGCCATCAATCCGTACGGCGCGCTTGAAACCATCGCCGACATGATCAAACAAGGTCTCCTGCCGAAAGAACTGACATTTGAACAGGCCTTCAAAAATTACATCAAGGCCACCAAAAAAGGCTTGCTCAAGATCATCGCGAAAATGGGAATTTCCACCATTCAAAGTTATCGGGGCGCGCAAATTTTTGAAGCGGTCGGTCTCAATCCATCTGTGATCGACAAATATTTCACCTGGACCGCTTCTCGCGTGGCGGGCGTCGATATTGAAACCATCGCCGAGGAGTGCTTGATGAGGCACCGGCAAGGCTTTCCGGATGTGGAGGGGGGCGTCGAAGATTTTGACGTGGGCGGGTTCTATCAATGGCGTAAAGATGGCGAATATCACATGGTCAACCCAAACACCATCCACAAACTTCAATACGCCACGCGCACCAACAACCGGGGCGCCTTTAAGGAATTTTCCCGCCTCATCGATGAGCGGAACCACAACTTGGCCACGCTGCGGGGTCTCATGAAAATTAAGTTTTCAGAAAAATCAATTCCCATTGATGAAGTGGAGCCGGTCAGTTCGATCGCGAAACGTTTTTGCACCGGAGCAATGTCGTTTGGTTCCATCAGCCGAGAAGCGCATGAAGCCTTGGCCATCGCCATGAACCGTCTGGGCGGGCGCAGCAACACCGGGGAAGGCGGCGAAGACGCCGGCCGTTTTAAGCCGGACGCGAAAGGCGATCTCAAGAGGAGCAAAATTAAACAGGTGGCGTCGGGGCGTTTTGGCGTGACCAGTCATTATCTGGTCAATGCCGACGAAATCCAAATTAAAATTTCGCAAGGCGCCAAACCAGGCGAAGGAGGTCAACTTCACGGCGCCAAAGTGACCGACGAAATCGCAGCGGTTAGAAATTCCATACCGGGCGTCACGCTTATATCCCCGCCTCCCCATCACGATATTTATTCCATTGAAGATTTGGCTCAACTGATTTTCGATTTAAAAAATGCGAACCCGAAAGCGAATGTGAGCGTGAAATTGGTCTCCGAGGTGGGCGTGGGAACCGTGGCGGCTGGTGTGGCCAAAGGGAAAGCCGACTTGGTCTTGATTGCCGGCCACGAAGGCGGGACAGGCGCGTCGCCTTTGACCTCGCTCAAATATGCCGGTCTCCCGTGGGAATTGGGCTTGGCTGAAACGCAACAGGTTCTTGTAATGAACGATTTGCGCGGTCGAATTCGTGTTCAGACCGATGGACAAATGAAAACCGCCCGAGATTGCGTTATTGCCTTTTTGTTGGGAGCTGATGAAATTGGATTTTCCACCGCCCCTCTTATTACCTTGGGTTGCGTGATGATGCGAGTTTGCCATTTGAACACCTGCCCGGTGGGAGTGGCCACTCAAGATCCAGACCTCAGGAAAAAATTTACAGGAAAGCCGGAATATGTGGTTAATTTCTTTACGTTGCTCGCCGAAGAGATCCGCGAATTGTTGGCCAAATTGGGCGTGCGCAGTGTGGATGAGATTGTCGGGCATGTGGAACGCCTAGAAATGGAGCCCGCCGTGGACCATTGGAAAGCCAAAGGCGTGGACCTTTCTTCTATTCTTTTCAAGCCCAAGATTGAACCGCCCGTGTCCATTCGGCACACCACCACACAAGACCACGGGCTCGAAAAGGTTCTTGATTACAAACTCATCGAAAAAGCCAAGCCGGCTTTGGAGAAGAAATCCCCTGTCAAAATCGAAATGCCCATCAACAACGTTGATCGAACGGTGGGGGCCATTCTTTCCAGCGAAGTGTCTCGTAAATTTGAAGCTGAAGGGCTCGCTGACGGGACCATTCACTGCAAACTTAAAGGATCGGCGGGTCAAAGTTTTGGCGCGTTTTTGGCGCCGGGTATTACACTGGAGTTGGAAGGCGATGCCAATGATTATGTGGGCAAGGGCCTCTCAGGTGGACGGGTGATCGTCTATCCTTCCAAACAGAGCGTCTTCGCGGCCGAGGAAAATATGATTGTGGGTAATGTGGTTCTCTACGGCGCCATCAAAGGCGAAGCCTTTTTCCGAGGTATGGCGGGGGAACGTTTTGCCGTTCGCAACAGCGGCGCGCGGGCTGTCGTTGAGAGTGTGGGCGACCATGGATGCGAATATATGACCGGTGGCGTGGTGGCTATTTTGGGCGCCACGGGCCGTAATTTCGCGGCCGGTATGAGCGGGGGTATCGCCTATGTGCTTGACCAGGACGGGCAATTTAAGAATCGCTGCAATTTGGCGATGGTGGATCTGGAACCCGTGGTTGAAAAAGACGATGTGCACATCCTCAAGAATCTCATTCACCGCCATGGAGAGTTGACAGGCAGTCCTGTGGCCAAGAAAATTTTGTCGGAGTGGGAGGCTGTGCTTCCCAAGTTTGTGAAAGTGTACCCGAAAGAGTATCGGCGTGCGCTCGGTGAAATGGCCGCCAAGCAAAGTGGGCGGGCCATCGAATCCAAAAAAGTGGAGAGCTGGAGCTAG
- the gltD gene encoding Glutamate synthase [NADPH] small chain has translation MGDIRGFITIPKEDVGYRPVEERLKDWKEVTIPLKDEGVKAQGARCMDCGIPTCHWGCPVDNLIPDWNDLVYRGRWQDALERLLRTNNLPEMTGRVCPAPCEVSCVLGLIAPPVSIKLNEYSIIEKGFQEGWIKAHPPKTRTNKKVAVIGSGPAGLAAAQQLNSAGHWVTVFEKNDRIGGLLRYGIPDFKLEKRIVDRRQKLLEDEGITFRTNAHVGVNISIEKILEEFDALLLAGGSEKPRDLPVPGRDLNGIHFAMEFLPQQNKRVAGDKLPPEKEIKATGKHVIVIGGGDTGSDCIGTSHRQGAKSVTTLEVLPKPPLERPSDNPWPEWSRILRLSSSHKEGGEVQYSVLTKKFSGENGAVKKLQGVKIEWKKDDKGQMKMVDVPGSEFELPADLVLLAMGFVHPVHEGMIQQLGVNLDPRGNVMVDSNNMTSKEGVFAAGDMAIGQSLVVRAIKQGRNAARGIDKYLMGETQLP, from the coding sequence ATGGGCGATATTCGCGGGTTCATCACCATTCCGAAAGAAGATGTCGGTTATCGGCCGGTTGAAGAACGGTTAAAGGATTGGAAAGAAGTCACCATCCCTCTCAAAGATGAAGGCGTCAAAGCCCAAGGCGCGCGTTGTATGGATTGCGGCATTCCCACCTGTCATTGGGGATGCCCGGTTGATAATCTGATTCCCGACTGGAACGATTTGGTCTACCGCGGTCGTTGGCAAGACGCGTTGGAAAGACTGCTTCGAACAAACAATTTACCTGAAATGACGGGGCGTGTGTGCCCGGCTCCGTGCGAAGTCTCTTGCGTGTTGGGTTTGATTGCGCCGCCCGTCAGCATCAAACTCAATGAATACAGCATCATTGAAAAAGGCTTCCAAGAAGGATGGATCAAGGCCCATCCTCCCAAAACCCGCACCAACAAAAAAGTCGCCGTTATTGGGTCGGGCCCTGCGGGTCTCGCGGCCGCTCAACAACTCAACAGCGCCGGCCATTGGGTCACGGTTTTCGAAAAAAATGACCGGATTGGCGGGTTGCTTCGCTATGGCATTCCCGACTTTAAGTTGGAAAAACGAATTGTGGATCGCCGTCAAAAACTTCTTGAGGATGAAGGAATTACCTTTCGAACGAACGCTCATGTCGGAGTGAACATATCGATCGAAAAGATTTTGGAAGAGTTTGACGCGCTGTTGTTGGCGGGAGGCTCTGAAAAACCGAGGGATTTGCCTGTGCCGGGCCGCGATTTAAATGGAATTCATTTCGCGATGGAATTTTTGCCTCAACAAAACAAACGCGTGGCGGGGGACAAGCTTCCGCCTGAAAAAGAAATCAAAGCCACCGGAAAACATGTGATTGTAATTGGAGGCGGCGATACGGGATCTGACTGCATTGGGACCAGTCATCGGCAGGGAGCCAAAAGTGTGACCACTCTAGAGGTCTTGCCCAAACCCCCCTTGGAGAGACCCAGCGATAACCCGTGGCCGGAGTGGTCTCGCATTTTACGGTTGTCCTCCTCTCATAAAGAAGGAGGCGAGGTTCAATATTCCGTTTTGACCAAAAAGTTTTCCGGCGAAAATGGCGCCGTTAAAAAACTACAGGGCGTCAAAATCGAATGGAAAAAAGATGACAAAGGCCAGATGAAGATGGTTGATGTTCCAGGCTCGGAATTTGAATTGCCCGCGGACCTGGTTCTGTTGGCCATGGGTTTTGTGCATCCCGTACATGAAGGCATGATCCAACAATTGGGCGTCAACTTGGATCCCCGTGGAAACGTGATGGTGGACTCCAATAACATGACCAGCAAAGAAGGCGTTTTTGCAGCGGGTGACATGGCCATCGGTCAATCGCTGGTTGTTCGCGCCATCAAACAAGGCCGCAACGCCGCTCGAGGGATTGATAAATACCTCATGGGAGAAACCCAGCTTCCTTGA